From the genome of Erythrobacter litoralis, one region includes:
- a CDS encoding NADH:flavin oxidoreductase/NADH oxidase family protein, with amino-acid sequence MLDTPLTLPCGAMLPNRIAKAAMTEGLATPEGVPTDALERLYGLWADGGAGLLLTGNVIVDRDHLERPGNVVIDREPDAAMALALANWAKAGTRGGNHLWAQISHGGRQVQKSVNPAPKSASDVQLALPGGQFAKPVPLTREEIADLVRRWAIAAKACRDAGFTGVQVHAAHGYLVSQFLSPRSNLREDEYGGSLENRARFLLEIVRAVREAVGPDFPVSVKLNSADFQKGGFDFHDSLAVVGWLEEASVDLIEISGGTYEQPKLMGMEGMEAEEKQDVAPSTAAREAYFVDFAKAMQDKVAVPLMVTGGFRSRAAMVQALEIGAADIIGLGRPMCLMTDAPRRLMEGLEQLPRYEDELDMIPGWLGFLKRLQVVKAVNGFAGMAWFYQQLWLLGHEGRTERGIAAFRAFMALEKRNREILAARAG; translated from the coding sequence ATGCTCGACACGCCTCTCACCCTCCCCTGCGGCGCCATGCTGCCCAATCGCATCGCCAAGGCCGCCATGACCGAAGGTCTGGCGACGCCCGAGGGCGTGCCGACGGACGCGCTCGAGCGGCTTTATGGCCTGTGGGCGGATGGCGGGGCCGGGCTGCTGTTGACGGGCAACGTGATCGTTGACCGGGACCATCTCGAACGCCCCGGCAATGTCGTGATCGATCGCGAACCCGATGCCGCCATGGCCCTGGCGCTGGCGAATTGGGCGAAGGCCGGGACACGCGGGGGCAATCACCTGTGGGCGCAGATCAGCCATGGCGGCAGGCAGGTGCAGAAAAGCGTCAATCCCGCGCCCAAATCCGCCTCTGACGTGCAGCTCGCGCTTCCGGGCGGACAATTCGCCAAGCCCGTGCCGCTGACCCGCGAGGAGATCGCCGACCTCGTCCGGCGCTGGGCGATCGCGGCAAAGGCGTGCCGGGATGCGGGCTTCACCGGCGTCCAGGTGCACGCCGCGCATGGCTATCTCGTCTCGCAATTCCTCAGCCCCCGCTCGAACCTGCGCGAGGACGAATATGGCGGCAGCCTCGAAAACCGGGCGCGCTTCCTGCTGGAGATCGTGCGCGCGGTGCGCGAGGCCGTGGGTCCGGATTTTCCCGTCTCGGTGAAATTGAACAGCGCCGACTTCCAGAAGGGCGGGTTCGATTTCCACGACAGCCTCGCGGTCGTCGGATGGCTCGAGGAAGCGAGCGTCGACCTGATCGAGATATCGGGCGGGACCTACGAACAGCCCAAGCTGATGGGCATGGAAGGCATGGAGGCCGAGGAAAAGCAGGACGTCGCCCCCTCGACCGCCGCGCGCGAGGCCTATTTCGTCGATTTCGCCAAGGCGATGCAGGACAAGGTCGCGGTGCCGCTGATGGTCACGGGCGGTTTTCGCAGCCGCGCGGCTATGGTGCAGGCGCTCGAGATCGGGGCGGCCGACATTATCGGACTCGGGCGGCCGATGTGTCTGATGACCGATGCGCCGCGTCGATTGATGGAGGGGCTGGAGCAACTTCCCCGATACGAGGACGAACTCGACATGATCCCGGGCTGGCTCGGCTTTCTCAAGCGCCTTCAGGTGGTGAAGGCGGTCAACGGCTTTGCCGGGATGGCGTGGTTCTACCAGCAGCTCTGGCTGCTCGGGCACGAGGGCCGCACCGAGCGGGGCATCGCTGCGTTCAGGGCCTTCATGGCGCTCGAGAAGCGCAACCGCGAAATCCTCGCCGCGCGCGCGGGCTGA
- the metC gene encoding cystathionine beta-lyase has translation MSGGDEPEGLGESTRLTRAGRRPEWTGRVVNTPVWRGSTHLYASDAERRRAGGRDHDGQFFYGRRGAPTQWSLAEALTKIEPGAAGTVLYPSGVAAIAGCLLAVLSPGDRLLMSDNAYDPSRSMATGLLARMGVETRFFDPLDLAAYAALVGEFRPQAVWLESPGSLTMEVCDVPELAAVARKHEAVSIIDNTWASPLGFAALEHGCDIAMMSLSKHVGGHSDVMMGSASAGDAFYAKLRRTAQELGQVVSPDDAALAARGLRTMKVRLEASTKSAARIAEWLADQPQVERVLCPLLPDDPGHALYRRDFTGGCGLFSFILASDDMKAAGRVVDALSLFGIGYSWGGYESLALPITPHVHRTVMPSPTQAPGSGGGTRPAIRLSIGLEDSEDLIADLARGLAQLDTE, from the coding sequence ATGAGCGGCGGCGACGAACCCGAGGGCCTTGGCGAGAGCACCCGCCTCACCCGCGCGGGCCGACGGCCCGAATGGACCGGGCGCGTCGTCAACACGCCGGTCTGGCGCGGCTCGACCCACCTTTATGCCAGCGATGCCGAGCGACGGCGCGCGGGCGGCCGGGACCATGACGGACAGTTCTTCTACGGGCGCCGCGGCGCACCGACCCAGTGGTCGCTTGCCGAGGCGCTGACCAAGATCGAACCGGGTGCGGCGGGCACCGTGCTCTATCCGAGCGGGGTCGCCGCGATCGCGGGCTGTCTGCTCGCAGTGCTGTCTCCCGGCGATCGCCTTCTGATGAGCGACAATGCCTATGATCCCAGCCGCAGCATGGCGACCGGCCTGCTGGCGCGGATGGGGGTGGAGACGCGCTTTTTCGACCCGCTTGACCTTGCCGCCTATGCCGCGCTGGTCGGGGAATTCCGCCCCCAGGCGGTCTGGCTCGAAAGCCCGGGCAGCCTGACGATGGAGGTCTGCGACGTGCCCGAACTGGCGGCGGTAGCGCGCAAGCACGAAGCGGTCAGCATCATCGACAACACCTGGGCAAGCCCGCTCGGCTTTGCAGCGCTCGAACATGGCTGCGACATCGCGATGATGAGCCTGTCGAAACATGTCGGCGGCCATTCGGACGTGATGATGGGGTCGGCCAGCGCGGGCGATGCGTTCTATGCGAAACTGCGCCGCACCGCCCAGGAACTGGGCCAGGTGGTCTCCCCCGACGATGCCGCCCTCGCCGCGCGTGGCCTCAGGACGATGAAGGTGCGGCTCGAGGCCTCGACGAAAAGCGCCGCGCGCATTGCCGAATGGCTCGCCGACCAGCCGCAGGTCGAACGGGTGCTCTGTCCCCTCCTGCCGGACGATCCGGGCCATGCGCTTTACCGGCGCGATTTCACCGGCGGCTGCGGGCTGTTCAGCTTCATCCTGGCGAGCGATGACATGAAGGCAGCGGGCCGCGTGGTGGACGCGCTCAGCCTGTTCGGGATCGGCTACAGCTGGGGCGGCTACGAAAGCCTCGCCCTGCCGATCACGCCGCATGTCCACCGCACTGTCATGCCCTCGCCCACTCAGGCGCCCGGGAGCGGGGGTGGAACCCGGCCTGCCATTCGCCTATCGATCGGGCTCGAAGACAGCGAGGACCTCATCGCGGATCTCGCGAGAGGCCTTGCGCAGCTGGACACCGAATGA
- a CDS encoding universal stress protein, which yields MPTLSLFPSLRSELDPSRPDAAAIIACLDLSPHSQRVARLAAFLARETDRPLILFHAVSDEQPAGGLPDPLEWHLRRSRARRFLEEMAASIENFPGEIGIGIKEGQWQAGLAELCAMSGPATAVIGKSSVGDHVHLSASLLESGAGSLLVVPASARAERPARLRIMVPLDGSRFADAALARARAIAAATSAELLLAHVIPAAGIEEFGPPALGDLELQRRVDRRNERAACEFLEDALHRLEAEGIAARSRCLKGDPRAGLDRLMAEEQPGLVILSARGHGVKTCENMALGSTAAYLLDHASVPIMVVPIMMVPGRTATSPGPARQAGRAHGTVSGRGPLNRRPAAA from the coding sequence ATGCCCACCCTTTCCCTGTTCCCCTCGCTCCGATCCGAGCTCGATCCGTCCCGGCCCGACGCCGCCGCGATCATCGCCTGCCTCGATCTTTCGCCGCATTCGCAGCGTGTGGCGCGACTGGCCGCCTTTCTTGCGCGGGAGACGGATCGTCCGCTGATCCTTTTCCATGCGGTCTCGGACGAGCAGCCTGCTGGGGGCCTTCCCGATCCGCTCGAATGGCATCTGCGGCGGAGCCGGGCGCGCCGGTTCCTCGAGGAGATGGCCGCCTCGATCGAGAATTTCCCGGGCGAAATCGGAATCGGCATCAAGGAGGGGCAATGGCAGGCGGGGCTTGCCGAATTGTGCGCCATGTCGGGTCCGGCAACCGCGGTCATCGGGAAATCGAGCGTGGGCGACCATGTCCACCTGTCGGCCAGCCTGCTCGAAAGCGGGGCAGGCAGCCTGCTGGTGGTCCCCGCTTCCGCCAGGGCCGAGCGCCCCGCGCGGCTGCGCATCATGGTGCCTCTCGACGGGTCGAGATTCGCCGATGCGGCGCTTGCCCGGGCGCGCGCGATCGCGGCAGCGACATCGGCCGAACTGCTGCTTGCCCATGTCATTCCCGCCGCCGGGATCGAGGAGTTCGGGCCGCCCGCTCTGGGCGATCTCGAATTGCAGCGGCGCGTCGATCGCCGCAATGAACGGGCGGCCTGCGAATTTCTCGAGGATGCGCTGCACCGCCTCGAAGCCGAGGGCATTGCGGCGCGCAGCCGCTGCCTGAAAGGCGATCCGCGCGCCGGTCTCGACCGGCTGATGGCGGAGGAGCAACCGGGTCTCGTCATCCTTTCCGCCCGCGGGCACGGGGTCAAGACCTGCGAGAACATGGCTCTGGGCAGCACGGCGGCCTATCTGCTCGACCACGCGTCCGTGCCGATCATGGTGGTGCCGATTATGATGGTCCCTGGCCGGACGGCAACCTCGCCCGGCCCCGCCCGGCAGGCCGGACGCGCGCACGGGACCGTTTCGGGCAGAGGGCCACTCAACCGGCGTCCTGCCGCCGCATGA
- the queF gene encoding preQ(1) synthase, whose translation METTQSGPAFLGKDTPLPASPEEAQLDYVPNPRPGTLYLVRFAAPEFTSLCPVTSQPDFAHLVIDYAPGETIVESKSLKLFLGSFRNHNGFHEDVTVGIGQRLAEEMKPRWLRIGGYWYPRGGIPIDVFWQTGKPPEELWLPDQGVAPYRGRG comes from the coding sequence ATGGAAACCACACAATCCGGCCCCGCATTTCTCGGCAAGGACACCCCGCTGCCCGCTTCGCCCGAAGAGGCGCAGCTCGATTACGTGCCCAATCCGCGGCCCGGCACGCTCTATCTGGTGCGCTTTGCCGCGCCCGAGTTCACCTCGCTCTGCCCGGTCACGAGCCAGCCCGATTTCGCTCATCTCGTGATCGATTACGCACCGGGCGAAACCATCGTCGAATCCAAGAGCCTCAAGCTGTTCCTCGGCTCCTTCCGCAATCACAACGGTTTCCACGAGGACGTGACGGTCGGGATCGGACAGCGCCTGGCCGAGGAAATGAAGCCGCGCTGGCTGCGCATCGGTGGCTATTGGTATCCGCGCGGAGGCATCCCGATCGACGTGTTCTGGCAAACCGGAAAGCCGCCGGAGGAATTGTGGCTGCCCGATCAGGGGGTCGCGCCCTACCGCGGCCGCGGCTAG
- a CDS encoding sulfurtransferase, with amino-acid sequence MDDFPSLVSTEWLAARLDDESIAVLDASRHLPATGRDPRAEYEAAHIPGARFLDLASLTDPASPVPAALPTGEQVAARLASLGVAAEAAIIVYDDSAVKTSARAWFALTEAGRGAVAILDGGLGKWRAEGRPLESGPGVVQRAEPAVLHAARRVRSKADMLANLDNAAEQVLDARGADRVFGTGEDPVHGGANGRIPGSRNLPYGELFAEDGTFRSPEDLRAAFETAGIDLSRPVVTTCGSGVTASVLLFALHLIGKHDTALYDGSWMEWGADPATPKAQGREA; translated from the coding sequence ATGGACGATTTTCCGAGCCTCGTTTCGACCGAATGGCTGGCCGCGCGGCTGGACGATGAGAGCATCGCCGTTCTCGACGCCTCGCGCCACCTGCCCGCCACCGGGCGCGACCCGCGCGCCGAATACGAGGCTGCGCACATACCGGGAGCGCGCTTCCTCGACCTGGCGAGCCTGACCGACCCCGCCTCGCCGGTTCCCGCCGCATTGCCGACCGGCGAGCAGGTCGCAGCCCGGCTTGCGTCCCTGGGGGTCGCAGCGGAGGCGGCCATCATCGTGTATGACGACAGCGCCGTGAAAACCTCGGCGCGGGCGTGGTTTGCGCTGACCGAGGCAGGGCGCGGGGCGGTTGCGATCCTCGATGGCGGCCTCGGCAAGTGGCGGGCCGAGGGTCGCCCGCTCGAAAGCGGCCCGGGCGTCGTCCAGCGCGCCGAACCGGCAGTGCTCCACGCCGCGCGGAGGGTGCGCAGCAAGGCCGACATGCTCGCCAATCTGGACAATGCGGCCGAACAGGTGCTCGACGCACGCGGGGCCGACCGCGTCTTCGGCACGGGCGAGGACCCGGTCCATGGCGGCGCGAACGGGCGCATCCCGGGTTCCAGGAACCTGCCCTATGGCGAATTGTTCGCCGAAGACGGCACCTTCAGGTCGCCCGAAGACCTGCGCGCGGCTTTCGAGACGGCCGGCATCGACCTTTCCCGCCCCGTCGTCACCACCTGCGGAAGCGGCGTGACGGCGAGCGTACTGCTTTTCGCGCTCCACCTGATCGGCAAGCACGACACCGCGCTCTATGACGGGAGCTGGATGGAATGGGGCGCCGATCCCGCGACGCCCAAGGCGCAGGGGCGGGAGGCATGA
- a CDS encoding mechanosensitive ion channel family protein, which produces MTATTPPAPAETAASPDAAATGAPAEGAAQPPSPGQVWTLAEDAPDEQIIGVASGAKEGIAKQSETVGAVVEGLDSWAFVIGSVRISAFDILFVVATILLVLGAAWFGTRLVRKGLRGMSRLDGAQALLAEKIATIVIWTAAFFIGVDLLGIDLTALAFFGGAFGLAIGFGLQKTFGNLISGIILLLDKSIKPGDVISVHDSSGAESFGQIRKIGIRAISVITRDRTEYLIPNETLMINQVVNWSYSSRDVRVKAPVGVSYNSDIELVTKLLYQAAEDTERVLKTPRPRVNIMEFGDSSVNFELRFWIQDPEEGMANIRSDIYRRIWHLFKENDVEIPFPQRDLNVRSSEQFDRLIAALEGDPKKAE; this is translated from the coding sequence ATGACCGCCACGACGCCGCCCGCTCCCGCCGAAACGGCCGCCTCCCCGGATGCCGCCGCGACCGGCGCACCCGCCGAAGGGGCCGCGCAGCCGCCCTCTCCCGGGCAGGTCTGGACTCTCGCCGAAGATGCCCCGGATGAACAGATCATCGGCGTTGCCAGCGGCGCGAAGGAAGGCATAGCCAAGCAGAGCGAAACCGTCGGAGCCGTGGTCGAGGGCCTCGACAGCTGGGCCTTCGTGATCGGGTCGGTACGGATCTCGGCTTTCGACATCCTGTTCGTGGTGGCGACGATCCTGCTTGTTCTGGGCGCGGCGTGGTTCGGCACGCGGCTCGTACGCAAGGGCCTGCGCGGGATGAGCCGCCTTGACGGGGCGCAGGCGCTGCTGGCGGAGAAGATCGCGACCATCGTCATCTGGACCGCGGCCTTCTTCATCGGGGTGGACCTGCTCGGCATAGACCTGACCGCGCTCGCCTTCTTCGGCGGCGCCTTCGGCCTCGCCATCGGTTTCGGCCTCCAGAAGACCTTCGGCAACCTCATCTCGGGGATCATCCTGCTGCTCGACAAGTCGATCAAGCCGGGCGACGTCATCTCGGTCCACGATTCCTCGGGTGCGGAAAGCTTCGGCCAGATCCGCAAGATCGGCATTCGCGCGATATCGGTCATCACGCGCGACCGGACCGAATATCTCATCCCCAACGAAACGCTCATGATCAACCAGGTCGTCAACTGGTCCTATTCCTCGCGCGATGTGCGGGTGAAGGCGCCGGTGGGCGTGTCCTACAATTCCGACATCGAGCTGGTGACCAAGTTGCTCTATCAGGCCGCCGAGGACACCGAACGCGTGCTCAAGACGCCGAGGCCGCGCGTCAACATCATGGAATTCGGCGATTCCTCGGTCAATTTCGAGCTGCGCTTCTGGATCCAGGATCCGGAGGAGGGGATGGCCAACATCCGCTCCGACATCTACCGGCGCATCTGGCACCTGTTCAAGGAGAACGATGTCGAGATCCCGTTCCCGCAGCGCGACCTCAATGTGCGCAGTTCCGAACAGTTCGACCGGCTGATCGCGGCGCTGGAAGGGGACCCGAAGAAGGCCGAGTGA